A stretch of DNA from Paenibacillus sp. FSL W8-0186:
CCGGAATATTCTGCAGTGCGGAAATGAAGATGATAAGATACAGCCCCACGAAGCTCCAAATCAACGGCGGAAGGAGCGAATAAATCGCGATTTTATTGTCCGACAGCCACTGCAGCTTCCAGCTCTCCAGCCCTAACGATTCCAGCAAAAAATTTAGAATGCCGATTTGCGGGTGGTAGATGTACTGCCAGATCATCCCGATAACAACGGTGGATAACACCATAGGCAGGAAAATAGCGGAGCGTAAAAATCGTTGAATCATATTGCTCTTATGCAGCAGAACTGCAAGCACGAGAGCGATCGGCACCTGACCGAATACGGCGGCGAGCACGAAAATGAAATTGTTTTTGAGCGACCGCCAGAAGACGGGGTCTTGCAAAATTTCGATATAGTTCTTAACCCCGATGAACTTCGCCTCTCCGATCCCCGACCAGTTGAAAAAACCGTAGTACGCCGACCAGATCACAGGCACGAACACGAACAGGGCATAGATCAGTAATGCGGGCAAAAGCGCAAGAACGATAAAATTCCGGTGACTTCTTATATTCATTGCGAGTATCACTTCCTTAAGGGTAAATATGAGCCCTCCTTGGATAGGAGGGCCGATACATCGTCTATTTGCTTATTTGCCGAGTGCGCCTGCTTGGGCATCTTGAATTTTCTTCGCGATATCCTCAGGGTTGCCGCCCATCAGCAGCTCCTGCAGTCCATTGTTGATCACTTCAACCGCAGCGGAGCTCAGCTTGGAGTCGTAAACCGGGTGGATCTTCACGTTCTTCATCAGCTCATGCAGTTCTACGAACAGCGGATGAGCTTTGCTCGTATCCAGCTCGATGTTGTAGCTGACCAGCGTGCTGCTGTCCAGCGTCGCTTTCTGTCCCTCTGGGCCGCCCAAAGCGTAGAACAGCTCCATTGCAGCGTCTTTCTTTGCACCGGTCAATTTCTTGCTGACGCCAAGGCCTGTGCCTACGACGCCTGATGTCGAATTGGGCTCGCCTTTGCCGCCTTCGATCGCTGGCAGGATCGTGATATGCGTATGATCAAGCACTTCCTTCGGCGTATTGTTGACGAGGTTACCCAGCGCCCAGCCGCCGTTAATGAACATCGCCGATTTGCCTTGAGAATACAGCTGCATCATTTGTGTCTCGTCAATACTGTTGAACCCTTCCTGGAATGCGCCGATGTTGCCGAGATTCTGCAGTACCTTCAGAGCTTCGATAAATTCAGGATCAGTAAACTTGGCGCCGTCTTGTTCAACGGCCTTGAGGAACCATTCTGTTCCCGTAACACGGTCGGCAATTGCACTGAAGATGGTCGACTGTGCTACCCAGTTCGCTTTGTTGCCCAGCGCAATCGGGATGACACCCTTCTCGTTGAATTGCTGGATCGCCGTTTCCAGTTCAGCCCACGTCGTCGGAACCTTCACGCCATGCTCGTCAAAGATAGCCTGGTTGTAGTAAATGAAAGAGGTTGGCGCCAGGTTCATCGGTACGGCATAAATCCCGCCGTCTACCGTAAAGCCATCAAGCGCGTTTGGAATGAAATTATCCTTCCACTCTGGTTTGCTGTCGATGAATTCATTGATCGGCTGCAGCAGATCCCCCTTCACAAATTCCTTCGTCATGGCATCCGGCCACATGACGAACAGGTCAGGCATTTCATTCGCGGCCGCTACTGTTCTGAGCCGCGTCTTCAAGCCGTCTGTCGGAAGCCCTTCGTCCTCCAGTTCGATCTCAGGATGAGCTGCTCTGAAATCATCCAGCAGTTGTCTCATCGTGACCGCTTTCGCATCCTGTCCCGTCCAGTTATGCCAGATGGTCAGCTTCACTTTCTCCGGGGCAGCCTGCCCGTTACTGGTTGCGTTATTTGCTCCGCAGCCTGCCAGTACCATCGCTAGAATGGATACTAATGCTGCAAATTTAAAAATTCTCTTCATTCCATGACCTCCCTTATTTGTATAATCTCATTGTAGTGTCAGCGTTTTCAGTTCGTAAGGGGAGAATTATAAGCTATAGGGTAGAATATGATCAGGTCGTCGGACATTTGGCCTTGGGCCGGAATATACATATCCTGAGCTAAACGAATCCTTTTATTATACCGAAGCAGGAGGTATGTTGTAACATGCCCGATTACCGGATCATCGTAGATTTATCGGAACGGCAGCTGCAATTGCTTGACGGGGACACCGTCGTGAGATCCTTTCCTGTAGGAATCGGCAAAATGCTGACCCAGACGCCGACCGGGGATTTCGTCATTATTAATAAACAGGCCAATCCCGGCGGGCCCTTCGGCGCGTTCTGGATGGGATTGTCCAAACCCCACTATGGCATTCATGGGACTAACGATCCTTCTTCGATTGGCCACGAAGTGTCCCATGGCTGCATACGTATGTATAACCAAG
This window harbors:
- a CDS encoding sugar ABC transporter permease, whose protein sequence is MNIRSHRNFIVLALLPALLIYALFVFVPVIWSAYYGFFNWSGIGEAKFIGVKNYIEILQDPVFWRSLKNNFIFVLAAVFGQVPIALVLAVLLHKSNMIQRFLRSAIFLPMVLSTVVIGMIWQYIYHPQIGILNFLLESLGLESWKLQWLSDNKIAIYSLLPPLIWSFVGLYLIIFISALQNIPGEVHDAAKIDGASGLRKLVSISIPMIWGTIQVAIILCISGSLKSFDLVYIMTKGGPAHATELLATYMYNSTFTSYRYGFGSAISTTIVVISLLLIGTSQWLTSRRGKK
- a CDS encoding extracellular solute-binding protein, yielding MKRIFKFAALVSILAMVLAGCGANNATSNGQAAPEKVKLTIWHNWTGQDAKAVTMRQLLDDFRAAHPEIELEDEGLPTDGLKTRLRTVAAANEMPDLFVMWPDAMTKEFVKGDLLQPINEFIDSKPEWKDNFIPNALDGFTVDGGIYAVPMNLAPTSFIYYNQAIFDEHGVKVPTTWAELETAIQQFNEKGVIPIALGNKANWVAQSTIFSAIADRVTGTEWFLKAVEQDGAKFTDPEFIEALKVLQNLGNIGAFQEGFNSIDETQMMQLYSQGKSAMFINGGWALGNLVNNTPKEVLDHTHITILPAIEGGKGEPNSTSGVVGTGLGVSKKLTGAKKDAAMELFYALGGPEGQKATLDSSTLVSYNIELDTSKAHPLFVELHELMKNVKIHPVYDSKLSSAAVEVINNGLQELLMGGNPEDIAKKIQDAQAGALGK
- a CDS encoding L,D-transpeptidase, which encodes MPDYRIIVDLSERQLQLLDGDTVVRSFPVGIGKMLTQTPTGDFVIINKQANPGGPFGAFWMGLSKPHYGIHGTNDPSSIGHEVSHGCIRMYNQDVLALSKLVPVGTRVTIRP